ATCTATCCTTGCTTGGGCAGTTAAAAAATACCTGTGAACGTAATGAGATTTGGCAAGATCTTCCTCTTTTCTTCCAACAACAGTTAATTTCAGGCTTTCATAGTTATGAAAAACAAAAGCAATCATTGAAATTTGAACATCAGGAGTTAACCAAACAGCTTCACGGTATATTACCGTCATGGCGCTATATTCGCGGTAGCGCATTACAACTTTCTGAAGTCGAGGCATTTTCAGGTAGGGTTAAAAACAATATTGAGATATTAATTTCTAAGTCATTTGTTGATGCAGTTTTACAACGGTTGTTAAATAATGGATGGCGTTATAAACATATAACCGACTATGAGGAAACTTTCTATTGTCGCTGGTCTCAGCAAACTACTCCGTTAGTTCATAAAGAAAGACGTACTGAACTAGCTATTCATTATCATCTATTACCTAAAACGCTTACCCATAAATTAAAAGAAGCACCTTTACTTCATCATCATACATCTCCAAGTATTGCTCACCCTGCCACGCTTTTATCTCCTGATGCAATGGTACTTCATCAGGCTATTATGCTATTTAATCAAGTTGATTTTCATCATGGTTTACGTGATATATATGATTTAAATTTACAATTTCAGCATTATGGGCAGCAGCGATTATTCTGGCATAACTTAATTCAACTTCACCAGCAAATAGGAAAAGATAGCAGCCTTTATCTTGCACTATCGTTATGTCATGAATTATTCGATTTACCTATTCCTAGCAACATGCAGCAATTTTTAAATCAATCACAATACCAGCGTACAATTTTCTGCCTTTATAAAGAAAGGTTTACTGAAGTTATCAATAATGCTTTTCCTAAACACCAAAACTCTAATTACCGTTTTGCAGTGAAATCATTACGCTTTCGGGGCCGTTTAAAGCGTATGCCAATTTATGCTATTGTGCCGCACATTATTAAACGAAGCGTACTTAATTTGATGCCCCATGAGGAAGATGAAGAAATTATTTACTAATATTTTTCTCTTTCATCAAATAA
This genomic window from Photobacterium angustum contains:
- a CDS encoding nucleotidyltransferase family protein, which produces MISQQVRLIDVLRLPTVLLSLDSKSLYQIITEARYLSLLGQLKNTCERNEIWQDLPLFFQQQLISGFHSYEKQKQSLKFEHQELTKQLHGILPSWRYIRGSALQLSEVEAFSGRVKNNIEILISKSFVDAVLQRLLNNGWRYKHITDYEETFYCRWSQQTTPLVHKERRTELAIHYHLLPKTLTHKLKEAPLLHHHTSPSIAHPATLLSPDAMVLHQAIMLFNQVDFHHGLRDIYDLNLQFQHYGQQRLFWHNLIQLHQQIGKDSSLYLALSLCHELFDLPIPSNMQQFLNQSQYQRTIFCLYKERFTEVINNAFPKHQNSNYRFAVKSLRFRGRLKRMPIYAIVPHIIKRSVLNLMPHEEDEEIIY